In Pseudocalidococcus azoricus BACA0444, a single genomic region encodes these proteins:
- a CDS encoding DUF721 domain-containing protein codes for MPLAPIDRVLVRLQEDPAWSEPQRFWFILQAWNEIVGEVVARQAQPVTILPPHRLQVAVANGVWAQTLSFERLRILAKLNQRLPVPLQDIHFSSRDWPIKQPLQKLTNRSESPIVRSQPRLHKPVPPSAQAAFSQWSTAVQKFTARLPLCPQCQCPTPRPELDQWKMCGLCHARQTA; via the coding sequence ATGCCCCTTGCCCCCATTGATCGGGTTTTAGTCCGTCTCCAGGAGGATCCGGCCTGGTCTGAGCCGCAACGGTTTTGGTTTATCCTCCAGGCCTGGAATGAAATTGTCGGAGAGGTTGTGGCCCGCCAGGCCCAGCCCGTAACCATTCTGCCGCCCCATCGTCTCCAAGTTGCGGTGGCCAATGGCGTTTGGGCCCAGACCTTGAGCTTTGAACGGCTGCGGATTTTGGCCAAACTGAATCAACGGCTCCCTGTTCCCCTCCAAGATATTCACTTTTCCAGCCGGGATTGGCCCATTAAACAGCCGCTGCAAAAGTTGACTAACCGCTCCGAATCGCCAATAGTTCGGAGTCAACCCCGCCTCCACAAGCCTGTTCCCCCCTCAGCCCAGGCCGCCTTTAGCCAATGGTCAACCGCTGTCCAGAAATTTACGGCCCGCCTTCCCTTGTGTCCCCAGTGTCAATGTCCCACCCCCCGTCCAGAACTGGATCAGTGGAAAATGTGCGGACTCTGCCATGCCCGTCAAACCGCTTAG